From Chloroflexota bacterium, the proteins below share one genomic window:
- a CDS encoding HAF repeat-containing protein, which yields MASLGKIVSFGVLTISIFAGLQLQTPTIQAQSPSPGYSYQSLGTLGGHDSYPSDINDFGRIAGTAETEFSEIRAFVWRRGTMTDLGTLGGDQSYGYGINDTGYVVGESTTSNNQRRAFYWREGVMLDLGTLGGSVSTALDVSNGERVVGRSTTSNGATHAFMWYRGTMSDLGTLGGNYSTANEINDNKVIVGWSTNANGETRACMWKNGTLIDLGVPGVKSYAYAVNNSEQVVGMMELSDGQRHAFLWQNGVTTDLSAGLNQYSSANDINDAGIIVGFTGDDSTPLAATVWRNGTVLRMGPFSQGPNEHQTIATSINEANQIIGYDIASDDISSTTVGTLWQLEQ from the coding sequence ATGGCTTCACTTGGAAAAATCGTAAGTTTTGGCGTATTGACAATTAGCATATTCGCAGGTTTACAACTTCAAACTCCTACTATTCAAGCACAAAGCCCAAGCCCAGGCTATAGCTACCAAAGCCTTGGCACCCTAGGCGGTCACGATAGCTACCCCAGCGATATTAATGATTTTGGGCGAATTGCTGGCACCGCAGAAACCGAGTTCTCGGAAATCCGTGCTTTTGTTTGGCGGCGGGGCACCATGACTGATCTTGGCACGCTTGGCGGCGATCAAAGCTATGGTTATGGCATCAACGACACGGGTTATGTGGTCGGCGAAAGCACCACCAGTAATAATCAACGTCGTGCTTTCTATTGGCGCGAAGGGGTAATGCTCGACCTGGGTACACTTGGTGGCAGCGTCAGCACCGCGCTCGATGTGAGTAATGGTGAACGGGTGGTTGGGCGTAGCACCACCAGCAATGGTGCAACCCATGCTTTTATGTGGTATCGCGGCACTATGAGCGACCTTGGCACGCTTGGCGGCAACTACAGCACTGCCAACGAAATCAACGACAATAAGGTGATTGTTGGTTGGAGCACCAATGCCAATGGCGAAACGCGGGCCTGTATGTGGAAAAATGGTACGCTGATTGATCTTGGTGTGCCTGGGGTCAAAAGTTATGCCTATGCCGTCAATAACAGCGAGCAAGTAGTCGGCATGATGGAATTGAGCGATGGCCAACGCCATGCCTTCTTATGGCAAAACGGCGTAACTACTGATTTAAGTGCAGGCCTGAATCAATATAGCAGTGCCAACGATATTAATGATGCTGGGATCATTGTTGGCTTTACTGGCGATGATAGCACTCCATTGGCCGCAACCGTTTGGCGCAACGGCACAGTTCTGCGCATGGGGCCATTTAGCCAAGGCCCAAACGAACATCAAACCATCGCAACCTCAATTAACGAAGCCAATCAAATTATCGGCTACGATATCGCCAGTGATGATATTTCATCCACCACTGTCGGCACACTCTGGCAGCTTGAGCAATAG
- a CDS encoding ABC transporter ATP-binding protein, with amino-acid sequence MQTANLAINCRGISKTFNATTVLDQVDFQLPQGSLGALLGPSGCGKTTLLRLIAGFETLDQGQIWLGEREIANSKSQVPPEQRQIGMVFQEYALFPHLTVGQNIGYGLGRQAHKPQRIDELLELVGLTGLAQRMPHELSGGQQQRVALARALAPKPQLLLLDEPFSNLDAGLRDQVRTATKQILRQVGATALFVTHDQEEALSLADQVTVMLGGKVLQSATPHELYLRPTSRAVAEFVGEANFLPGVARENRVECALGQLLLTKPMHGPVTLMIRPEALNLMPDSNGHGQILGQRFYGHDQLLDLQIGDLMIAARTGPRLDLAPKMQVSVSVQGPVVAFQTA; translated from the coding sequence ATGCAAACAGCCAATTTAGCCATTAACTGTCGGGGAATTAGCAAAACCTTCAATGCTACCACCGTTCTAGATCAGGTTGATTTTCAGTTGCCCCAAGGCAGTTTGGGGGCGTTGCTTGGGCCTTCGGGCTGCGGTAAAACTACCTTACTACGCTTGATTGCTGGTTTTGAAACGCTTGATCAAGGCCAGATTTGGCTTGGCGAGCGCGAAATTGCCAATAGCAAAAGCCAAGTTCCGCCTGAGCAACGCCAGATTGGTATGGTGTTTCAAGAATATGCGTTGTTTCCCCATTTGACAGTTGGCCAAAATATTGGCTATGGCTTGGGTCGTCAAGCTCACAAACCGCAACGGATTGACGAATTACTAGAATTAGTTGGCTTGACGGGTTTGGCTCAGCGCATGCCGCATGAGCTTTCGGGTGGTCAGCAACAGCGGGTCGCTTTAGCTCGTGCTTTAGCGCCCAAACCTCAATTATTGCTACTCGATGAGCCGTTTTCCAACCTCGATGCAGGTCTGCGCGACCAAGTGCGCACGGCTACCAAACAGATTTTGCGCCAAGTTGGGGCGACGGCCCTGTTTGTAACTCATGATCAAGAAGAAGCCTTGAGTTTAGCTGATCAAGTGACCGTGATGCTTGGGGGCAAGGTTTTGCAAAGTGCTACTCCGCATGAACTTTATTTGCGCCCAACCAGCCGAGCCGTGGCCGAATTTGTGGGTGAGGCTAACTTTTTGCCTGGGGTTGCGCGAGAAAATCGGGTTGAGTGCGCTTTAGGTCAATTGCTCTTAACCAAACCAATGCATGGCCCAGTCACCTTGATGATTCGGCCTGAAGCGCTGAATCTTATGCCCGATTCCAATGGGCATGGCCAAATTTTAGGCCAACGTTTTTATGGCCACGATCAACTGCTTGATCTGCAAATTGGCGATTTGATGATTGCGGCACGAACTGGCCCACGGCTTGATCTCGCGCCCAAGATGCAGGTGAGCGTGAGTGTTCAGGGGCCAGTTGTCGCATTTCAAACAGCCTAG